The region GAACGTTGCAGCAATGTTGTTAACGGTTATTTTAATGCTAGTTTTCTTTTTTGGTTTGGCAGGGCATCATAAAAAGAGTAAAAATGCGCCGGCAGGCTTCAATAATATTTTAGAGACTTTAGTGCTTTTTGTACGCGATGAGATCGCAAGACCTCAAATTGGCGAAAAGAAGTATATGAAGTTTATGCCGTTTTTATTAACAGTATTTTTCTTTATCTGGATTACCAACCTTTTAGGTTTGTTGCCGGGTGCAGCCAACGTAACAGGAAATATTGCGGTAACCGTTTCTTTAGGGCTTTTTACCCTTGCATTAATATTGATTAACGGAAATAAAGATTTTTGGCAGCATACTTTATGGATGCCGGGAATACCTACTTTTGTAAAGCCTATTTTGGCAGTGGTAGAGGTGCTTGGTTTAATTATTAAGCCGGTAGCACTTATGATTCGTTTATTTGCGAACATTACCGCGGGTCACATTATTATACTAAGTTTAATTGGATTGATTTTTATACTGGAAAGTGCTGGAGTTGCCGGGATTTCGGTGCCATTTGCGCTTTTCATCACAATACTGGAATTGTTAGTAGCATTCCTTCAAGCGTTTATTTTTACAATGCTGTCTGCCCTGTTTATCGGGATGGCGGTTGCGGAACATGAACATCATTAATTTTAATTTTTAATTTTTATACTATGGAATTATTACACGTAGGTCTTGCAGCTTTAGGAGCTGGATTAGCAGTTGTTGGAGCCGCTATTGGCGTTGGTAAAATTGGCGCTGCCGCAATGGACGCTATTGCCCGCCAGCCGGAAGCTTCTGGAAAAATCCAGACTGCAATGATTATTGCTGCTGCACTTGTAGAGGGTGTTGCTCTTTTTGGAGTTGTAGCTGCGCTTTTAGGTGTATTGACCACCTAAGAAAATTTCAAAAACCCATTCGTAACGGTTGGTTGCGAATGGGCTTTTTTAAAAATGATGTTAACAGGTATTATATAAATAAAGAATTATGGATTTAATTACTCCTGAAGTTGGTCTTATTTTTTGGCAAACCATCGTATTTTTAGTACTGATGCTGATTCTTGCCAAATTCGCCTGGAAGCCAATTCTTGGTGCGGTAAGAACCCGTGAAGAATCTATTAATGAAGCTCTTGCTTCTGCTGAGGATGCACGTAAAGAAATGCAAAATCTTAAGGCAGATAACGAAAAGTTATTGCAGGAAGCTCGTGCCGAAAGAGATGAAATTATTAAAGAAGCTCGCCAGATAAAGGAGAAAATGATTGCTGAAGCCGAAGGAGATGCACAGAAAAAGGCAGATCAAATTGTAGCTAAGGCGAAAGAAAGCATCGAGATGGAGAAACGTGCAGCAATGGCCGATATTAAAAACCAGGTTGCAACACTTTCTATAGAAATTGCTGAAAAAGTAATCGGGAAAGAATTATCTACCGAGGAGAAACAACATCAAATGATAGACAAGATGTTGAATGACGCTACCTTAAATTAAGATATAATGAAAGGAACCAGGGCAGCAAAACGATATGCGAAAGCGATCTTAGATTTGGCGAAAGAGAAGAATTCTGCAGATACTGTTTTTACAGATATGCAACAAATTTCTCAAACTATCGCAAAAAGTGAAGATCTTGCCAATATGCTTAAAAGTCCGGTTATAAATTCATCGGTTAAAAAAGCGAGTTTAAAGGAAATTTTTAAAAGCGCCGGCGAAATTACTCATGGTAGTTTTGATGTGCTTATTGAAAATGGGAGAATTAATATTCTTGATTTAGTAGCGAGAAATTATATAGTTCGTTACAATACATTAAACAAGTCTCAGGAAGCGATAGTAACTTCGGCTGTACCTTTAACACCAGAGCTGGAAGAGAAAATTCTGGCTAAGGTGAAAGAATTAACTGGAACCGGGGCAAAGATTAAAAATGTTATCAATAAAGATATTATAGGAGGTTTTGTTTTAAGAGTTGGTGATTTGCAATATGATGCCAGCGTCTCCCGAAACCTTAATAGGTTGAAAAGAGAATTGAAAACAAACGCATATACATCATCAATATAAAATGCCCATAATGGGCTTTTAAAAAAGTTAATAAAAACAGTCACGTAATTACCGTGGCATTTTATCTTAAATAATTATGGCAGAAGTAAATCCTGCTGAAGTATCAGCAATATTAAAGAAACAATTATCAGGTTTTGAAAGCGGAGCCTCTTTAGATGAGGTAGGAACTGTACTTACAGTTGGTGATGGTATCGCCAATGTGTATGGTTTGGCAAACGCACAATACGGAGAATTGGTTCAGTTTGACAGCGGCCTTGAAGGTATGGTGTTAAACCTTGAGGAAGATAATGTAGGTATCGTTTTGTTAGGACCTTCAAAAGGTGTTAGAGAGGGATCTGTAGTAAAAAGAACTGAAAGAATTGCTTCCATCAATGTTGGTGAAGGTATTGTAGGTCGTGTTGTTGACACTCTTGGGAGTCCAATAGACGGTAAAGGAGCCATTGAAGGTGAAACTTTTGAAATGCCATTAGAGCGTAAAGCTCCGGGTGTAATTTTCCGCCAGCCAGTAACCGAACCTTTGCAAACCGGTATCAAATCTATTGATGCAATGGTGCCAGTTGGTAGAGGACAGCGTGAGCTTGTGATTGGTGACCGTCAAACCGGTAAGACAACTGTTTGTATTGATACCATTCTTAACCAGAAAGAATTTTATGATGCAGGGGAACCTGTTCATTGTATATATGTAGCAATTGGGCAAAAAGCCTCAACTGTTGCAGGTATTGCCAAAGTACTTGAAGATAAGGGCGCAATGGATTATACTACCATTGTAGCAGCGAATGCTTCAGATCCTGCTCCTATGCAGGTTTATGCTCCATTTGCAGGTGCAGCTATTGGTGAATATTTTAGAGATACCGGTCGCCCGGCTTTGATTATTTATGATGATCTCTCTAAACAAGCCGTAGCCTACCGTGAGGTATCTTTACTTTTACGTCGCCCACCGGGACGTGAAGCTTATCCTGGGGATGTTTTCTTTTTACACTCCAGACTTTTAGAGCGTGCTTCTAAAGTTATTGACGATGATGATATTGCAAAAGGAATGAACGATCTTCCTGATGTATTAAAAGATAAAATTAAAGGAGGCGGTTCTTTAACTGCACTTCCAATTATTGAAACACAGGCAGGAGACGTTTCAGCATATATCCCAACCAACGTAATTTCCATTACCGATGGGCAGATTTTCCTTACTTCAGATTTATTTAACTCTGGGGTTCGTCCTGCAATTGATGTTGGTATTTCTGTATCTCGTGTAGGTGGTTCGGCGCAAATTAAGTCGATGAAGAAAGTTGCCGGTACTTTAAAATTAGACCAGGCGCAATACAGGGAATTGGAAGCTTTTGCTAAGTTCGGTTCAGATCTTGATCCTACCACTTTAAGAGTTATTCAAAAAGGTAAGCGTAACGTAGAAATCCTTAAGCAGGCTGAAAACGATCCTTACCCGGTAGAAGACCAGATCGCGATTATCTATGCAGGTTCTAAAAACCTACTAAAAGATGTTCCGGTAGAGAAAGTAAAAGAATTTGAAACAGATTATTTACAGTTTTTAGATACTAAACATAGAGATGTTTTAGATACGTTAAAAGCCGGTAAATTAACCGATGAGGTTACAGATACGCTAAGTTCTGTAGCAAAAGAGCTTTCAGCTAAGTATAAGAAATAGTATTGAGTATTGAGCTTAGAGTAGTTAGAAACCTAAGTTCATATTTAAACTTTAAATAAATTATAGGTATCGAGTATTTTGTCTAAAATCTAAATACTCGATACTCAATACTAAATAAAATGGCAAACTTAAAAGAATTACGTAGCAGGATTACTTCGGTATCATCAACGATGCAGATCACCAGTGCCATGAAAATGGTATCGGCGGCAAAGTTGAGCAGGGCTCAGGATGCGATCACGCAAATGAGACCTTATTCTGAAAAATTAACTCAGCTGTTACAGGATTTAAGTGCAACCCTGGATGATGATACCAGCAGTAAATACGCCGAAGACCGTGAAGTTAAAAACGTATTGGTAGTTGCTATTTCATCTAACAAGGGGCTTGCAGGTGCTTTTAATACTAATATTGTAAAAGGCGTTAGGTATAAAGCCAAAAACGATTACGAGTCTAAAAATCTATCACTTTATACACTTGGTAAAAAAGCCAACGATGTTCTTAAAAAGGACTTCGAAGTATATAAGAATAACAATGAAATTTACGACGAGCTAACGTTTGAAAACGTATCTGAGATTGCCGAAGAATTAATGCAGCTCTTCTTAGACGAAAAATATGACAAAATAGTATTGGTGTATAACCAATTTAAAAACGCGGCTACCCAAGTTGTACAGCATGAGCAATTTTTGCCAATAGAACAATTTGATACGGAAGAAGAAAAGCAACTCGATTACCTCTTTGAACCTTCAAAGATCGAAATTGTAAAAGAG is a window of Salegentibacter salegens DNA encoding:
- the atpB gene encoding F0F1 ATP synthase subunit A, with protein sequence MIAHKSLKIIVTFTLALALLPFNAFAKDGPQAEESKEFNPTDMIMHHIGDSHGWHFFGEGDSSFTLPLPVILFTDNGMVTFMSSEFHHDTEGQYVVEKDGMRFVNYHEDIYKLDAGAESVAFDEEHNAINASKPWDFSITKNVAAMLLTVILMLVFFFGLAGHHKKSKNAPAGFNNILETLVLFVRDEIARPQIGEKKYMKFMPFLLTVFFFIWITNLLGLLPGAANVTGNIAVTVSLGLFTLALILINGNKDFWQHTLWMPGIPTFVKPILAVVEVLGLIIKPVALMIRLFANITAGHIIILSLIGLIFILESAGVAGISVPFALFITILELLVAFLQAFIFTMLSALFIGMAVAEHEHH
- the atpE gene encoding ATP synthase F0 subunit C yields the protein MELLHVGLAALGAGLAVVGAAIGVGKIGAAAMDAIARQPEASGKIQTAMIIAAALVEGVALFGVVAALLGVLTT
- a CDS encoding F0F1 ATP synthase subunit B; this encodes MDLITPEVGLIFWQTIVFLVLMLILAKFAWKPILGAVRTREESINEALASAEDARKEMQNLKADNEKLLQEARAERDEIIKEARQIKEKMIAEAEGDAQKKADQIVAKAKESIEMEKRAAMADIKNQVATLSIEIAEKVIGKELSTEEKQHQMIDKMLNDATLN
- the atpH gene encoding ATP synthase F1 subunit delta, whose amino-acid sequence is MKGTRAAKRYAKAILDLAKEKNSADTVFTDMQQISQTIAKSEDLANMLKSPVINSSVKKASLKEIFKSAGEITHGSFDVLIENGRINILDLVARNYIVRYNTLNKSQEAIVTSAVPLTPELEEKILAKVKELTGTGAKIKNVINKDIIGGFVLRVGDLQYDASVSRNLNRLKRELKTNAYTSSI
- the atpA gene encoding F0F1 ATP synthase subunit alpha; translation: MAEVNPAEVSAILKKQLSGFESGASLDEVGTVLTVGDGIANVYGLANAQYGELVQFDSGLEGMVLNLEEDNVGIVLLGPSKGVREGSVVKRTERIASINVGEGIVGRVVDTLGSPIDGKGAIEGETFEMPLERKAPGVIFRQPVTEPLQTGIKSIDAMVPVGRGQRELVIGDRQTGKTTVCIDTILNQKEFYDAGEPVHCIYVAIGQKASTVAGIAKVLEDKGAMDYTTIVAANASDPAPMQVYAPFAGAAIGEYFRDTGRPALIIYDDLSKQAVAYREVSLLLRRPPGREAYPGDVFFLHSRLLERASKVIDDDDIAKGMNDLPDVLKDKIKGGGSLTALPIIETQAGDVSAYIPTNVISITDGQIFLTSDLFNSGVRPAIDVGISVSRVGGSAQIKSMKKVAGTLKLDQAQYRELEAFAKFGSDLDPTTLRVIQKGKRNVEILKQAENDPYPVEDQIAIIYAGSKNLLKDVPVEKVKEFETDYLQFLDTKHRDVLDTLKAGKLTDEVTDTLSSVAKELSAKYKK
- the atpG gene encoding ATP synthase F1 subunit gamma, with translation MANLKELRSRITSVSSTMQITSAMKMVSAAKLSRAQDAITQMRPYSEKLTQLLQDLSATLDDDTSSKYAEDREVKNVLVVAISSNKGLAGAFNTNIVKGVRYKAKNDYESKNLSLYTLGKKANDVLKKDFEVYKNNNEIYDELTFENVSEIAEELMQLFLDEKYDKIVLVYNQFKNAATQVVQHEQFLPIEQFDTEEEKQLDYLFEPSKIEIVKELIPKSLKMQLFKALRDSFASEHGARMTAMHKATDNAKELRDDLKLSYNKARQASITNEILEIVGGAEALNG